The nucleotide window CATCGGGCAGCGAATGCGGAATAAAATTAGAAAAAAGCAAGCGCCTCGATTAGGCCCGACAAGCGCTGGAGGTCCTGCCAGTGAAGTCGCTTTTTGACTTCATTGGCAGGACCGAAGCGACCTCGAGGGCCTAGGCGCTGGAGTTAGACAAAAAAAGATGGAGTTCGTCTCCATCCTTTTTTATAAAATTTCCCATTGGTCAAGGGAATCAACGACATATGTTGGTTGTTTTTCATAGCGTTTTAAATGCTCTTTTGTTGTAACCCCTGTATGAACAAGCAATGTATCCATCCCTGCATTCATGCCGGCTAATATGTCTGTATCATAATTATCCCCGACCATTAAAGTATCCTCTTTATCTATTCCAAGCACCCTTAAAGCCTGTTCCACTATAATCGACTCCGGCTTTCCGATAAAAATCGGTTGTGTTTGCGTTGAAACAGCAATGACAGAAGTGATAGCTCCATTCCCAGGCAGCAAGCCTCTTTCAGTTACAAGTGCAATATCTCCATTTGTAGAAATAAATGTTGCTCCATTTCTTACCGCCAAACAAGCCACCGCTAATTTTTCGTAACTGATTGAACGATCAAGTCCTACTACGACAAAATCAGCATGTTCACCGCCAAATTGCAGCCCTTTTTCCTCAATCGCTGTTCGGATCCCTTCTTCCCCGATCACATATACGGAAGCATCGTTTTTCAATTCATAAATATAATTT belongs to Bacillus methanolicus and includes:
- a CDS encoding TIGR01457 family HAD-type hydrolase, with translation MKSYKGYLIDLDGTMYRGTELIKEAADFVKKLRDKKIPYLFVTNNSTRTPAQVAEKLRDFGIPAEENLVFTTSQATANYIYELKNDASVYVIGEEGIRTAIEEKGLQFGGEHADFVVVGLDRSISYEKLAVACLAVRNGATFISTNGDIALVTERGLLPGNGAITSVIAVSTQTQPIFIGKPESIIVEQALRVLGIDKEDTLMVGDNYDTDILAGMNAGMDTLLVHTGVTTKEHLKRYEKQPTYVVDSLDQWEIL